From the genome of Gryllotalpicola protaetiae:
GGGCGCGTGGTACCTGATCAGCGCGGCCGGCGCGCTCGCGGCATCCGTCTACTACGACCGCATGGACGACGACGCGCTCACGATCTGGCGCACCCTGCGCCGTGCGACCCGCGTCGCGGCGCGCGGCCGCGGACGCGGTGGGCCCGCGATGGTCGACCGGCCTGTGCTCGCGACGGCGGCGATGGGTCTCGCGATCTGGCTGCTGGGTGCGCAGGGTATGACGGATGCCGCACGCGAGGCCGGCGCCGGGATGCTGGCGTTCGCCGAGCGGCTGCACTCCCGGCAGGATCAGCCTGCGCTGGTGCGGGCGCGGGCGTTCGCTCTCGCGGAGCGGGTGGTCGGGGCGTCCGCCATCTCGGCCGCGCGCGAGCGCGTGGCTTCGTTCCCTGATCTGCCGACCGCGACCAGCGCGCTCGACGAGCTGCTGCGCCTGACTCGCATCTGACCGCGCCCGGTCGTCAAGAAGTGGGCGAATACCCGCGCGAAACCCGACTTTCTGACGACCCGCCGCTCGACCAGGCGCCCGGTCGTCAAATAGCCGCCTCCCCCGAGAGGAGAAGGCGACTATTTGACGACCGGCGCGGGGCTGCTACGCCTTGCGCATGTACGCGCGCACCGTGAGCGGAGCGAACACCAGCACGACGACCGCGGCCCCGAGCAGGGTCCACCACACGTCGGCCCCGACGGGCTGCGAGGCGACGAGGGCGCGCATCGCGGTGATGACGTGCGAGACGGGGTTCACGTCGGCGAACCAGCGCAGCCAGTTCGGCATTGTCGAGGTGTCGACGTAGGCGTTCGAGAGGAACGTCAACGGGAAGAGCACCATGAACGAGATGCCCTGCACCGACGACGCTGTGCGCGCGATCACGCCGAAGAAGGCGAATATCCAGCTGATCGCCCACGCGACGGCGACGATCAGCAGACCCGCGAGCACCAGGCCCAGGAATCCGCCCTCCGGCCGCCAGCCGATCGCGAAACCGGTGAGGAAGGTGATCGTCGTGGCGATCGCGTAGCGCAGCGTGTCGGCCGTCAGCGCGCCCGCGAGCGGCGCGATGCGGGCGATCGGCAGCGAGCGGAAGCGGTCGAACACGCCCTTGTCCATGTCCTCGCGCAACTGCACTCCGGTGACGACGGACGCCGTGATGACGGTCTGGGCGAGCACGCCGGGGATGATCGTCGGCAGGTAGCCCTTGATGTCGCCGGCGAGCGCGCCACCGAACAGGAACGTGAACATGACGGTGAACAGGATGGGCTGCAGCGTCACGTCGAAGAACTGCTCAGGCGTGCGGCGGAACTTGACGAGTCCGCGGTAGGCCATGACGAGCGAGTTCGAGACCGTCTGCGCGATGCTCGTGTGGTTCTTGAGCTTGCGCTCGGATGCCGGGACGATCTGAGTCGTCGAGATGGTGGTCATGCGCGCACCTCCACGGTGTCGTCTTCAAAATCCGAGTTGTCGTCGGCCTCGGCGGTCACGCCGTGTCCGGTGATGGTGAGGAAGACCTCGTCGAGCGTCGGTTTCTGCACCGAGAACTCGTCGAGGCGGATGCCGGCCTGGCGGAAGCGGATCAGCAGGTCGGTGACGGTGTCGGGGTTCGACATCGGCGCCGTGATGCGGCCGGCCTCCGGCGACGGGGTGCCCTGCACGCCGAACACCTCGGAGATGAGGCGCAGCGCCTCGCCGGTGTCGTTGCGGTCGGCGATGCGCAGGATCAGCGAGCTCGTGCCGACCGACGCCTTCAGCTCGTCGGCCGTGCCCTCGGCGACGACCTTGCCGGTGTCGATGACCGCGATGCGGTCGGCGAGCTGGTCGGCCTCGTCGAGGTACTGCGTGGTGAGCAGCACGGTCGAGCCGGTGGCGACCAGGCTGCGGATCGTGTCCCACATCTGCCCGCGGGTGCGCGGGTCGAGGCCCGTCGTCGGCTCGTCGAGGAAGATGAGCGGCGGCTGGGCGATGAGGCTCGCAGCCAGGTCGAGGCGGCGGCGCATGCCGCCGGAGAACTTGGCGAGCGGGCGCTTCGCGGCCTCGGTGAGGCCGAACGCCGCGAGCAGCTCTTCGGCCTTCTCGCGCGCCGCCTTGCCGGAGAGGCCGAGCAGGCGGCCGAAGATGTAGAGGTTCTCGTTGGCCGAGAGCTTCTCGTCGACGGACGCGTACTGGCCGGTCACGCCGATGAGCTGGCGGACGATGTTCGCCTCTTTCACCACATCGTGGCCGAACACGCGGCCGGTGCCGCCGTCCGGCTTGAGCAGGGTGGCCAGCATGGAGATGGTCGTGGTCTTGCCGGCGCCGTTCGGGCCGAGCACACCGTAGACGGTGCCCGCCTTCACCTGCAGGTCGACGCCGTCGACCGCCCGGTTCGACCCGAACACCTTGACGAGGCCCTCGGCCTCGACGGCGAGTTCGGTGGAAGTCATGTCTGTGTCCTCAATCGTGGATGAGTGGATGTTTCGATGATCGGGTGCTGCGCTTTCACGCCTCTTGCGCGACGCTTACAACCGCTTGCAGCAGCTGCGAACGGTCGAAGCCGGCATAGGCGAGCGCCCGCGGCACGGTGCCGAGGGCAGACGCGAGGATGCCTGCCGCGACGTCGGCGTGCCGCATCGAGTGGCCGCGCTGAGTGCTCGACATGCGGTGGCCCGCGGCGAGCGCCTGCTTGGCGCTCGTGCCCCAGCGGGGCCGCTCACGGCGGCCGGTGGCGACGAGCCGCTCGGCCGGGATCGGCGCGACGCCGGCGGCGCGCAGGCTCTGCTCGCGCTCGGCGGCGAGCGCCGCGGTGAACGCGTCGTAGTCGAGACCGGCCTCGGCGAGCGCGGCCGCCGCCCGGTTGCGACGGTCGAACAGCAGCGCCAGCAGCAGGTGCTCGGCCTGGACGGCGTTCGCGCC
Proteins encoded in this window:
- a CDS encoding ABC transporter permease — its product is MTTISTTQIVPASERKLKNHTSIAQTVSNSLVMAYRGLVKFRRTPEQFFDVTLQPILFTVMFTFLFGGALAGDIKGYLPTIIPGVLAQTVITASVVTGVQLREDMDKGVFDRFRSLPIARIAPLAGALTADTLRYAIATTITFLTGFAIGWRPEGGFLGLVLAGLLIVAVAWAISWIFAFFGVIARTASSVQGISFMVLFPLTFLSNAYVDTSTMPNWLRWFADVNPVSHVITAMRALVASQPVGADVWWTLLGAAVVVLVFAPLTVRAYMRKA
- a CDS encoding ATP-binding cassette domain-containing protein, with the protein product MTSTELAVEAEGLVKVFGSNRAVDGVDLQVKAGTVYGVLGPNGAGKTTTISMLATLLKPDGGTGRVFGHDVVKEANIVRQLIGVTGQYASVDEKLSANENLYIFGRLLGLSGKAAREKAEELLAAFGLTEAAKRPLAKFSGGMRRRLDLAASLIAQPPLIFLDEPTTGLDPRTRGQMWDTIRSLVATGSTVLLTTQYLDEADQLADRIAVIDTGKVVAEGTADELKASVGTSSLILRIADRNDTGEALRLISEVFGVQGTPSPEAGRITAPMSNPDTVTDLLIRFRQAGIRLDEFSVQKPTLDEVFLTITGHGVTAEADDNSDFEDDTVEVRA
- a CDS encoding Clp protease N-terminal domain-containing protein; the encoded protein is MPAPISAHQGGSLPEQRMRADVRGLVQLAVIEASNRGANAVQAEHLLLALLFDRRNRAAAALAEAGLDYDAFTAALAAEREQSLRAAGVAPIPAERLVATGRRERPRWGTSAKQALAAGHRMSSTQRGHSMRHADVAAGILASALGTVPRALAYAGFDRSQLLQAVVSVAQEA